The genomic region TCGCCTCTCCCCTTTTAAACTATTGAATGTTTTTGGTAATTTCAATGAAAAGCCAATTGATACCGATGATTCTGAAATGATTGTTGTTTGTGGTAAAAATATAAAATAAAATAATGTAGTTTTAAGTCACTCTATTACTGATTAAAACCCGGATGCCACCGGAAGTCATAAGGTTTTTCTTATCCCCCAGATAAATTACGCTATTAAAGACAATCTGAATGTTTACTTATTATCCGAAATCCCTCTTTATCAATACATTAATAAAACACAGATCGCTTCTCAATTCCAGTTTGTCGCAGGGGTATCTTACAGATTTTACTTAAAGAAAACTGAAGAATAACTTATTCGCCTCATCATGGGATAATACTTTGACTTGAAATTCATCTTCAATGTCTGGTTTTTCATCTGTTTCATTGAATCAGGTCATTTGTAAAATTGTTTAAAAAAATTTGCACATGTTAAAATCATGGTATTACCTTTGTTTCGTAATTTTACGAAATACGAAATTAAAAAAATGGATTATTCGGAAAGTCAGATTCAGTTAGCCCGCTTTGCTAAAGCCCTTGCTCACCCGGCAAGGGTCAAAATCCTTGAAACCCTTACCAAGCAAAGCTGTTGTTTCAGTGGCGATATGTTCGAATTATTACCGATTGCCCGCTCCACCCTGTCGCAACACCTCAAAGAGTTGAAAGATGCAGGGCTGATTCAGGGAGAAATTAATCCTCCCAAAATCAAATACTGCATTAATCGGGAAAACTGGGAAAAAGCTTCTCTGATGA from Sphingobacteriales bacterium harbors:
- a CDS encoding winged helix-turn-helix transcriptional regulator — encoded protein: MKKMDYSESQIQLARFAKALAHPARVKILETLTKQSCCFSGDMFELLPIARSTLSQHLKELKDAGLIQGEINPPKIKYCINRENWEKASLMINQLFSINKVEF